In one window of Spartinivicinus marinus DNA:
- a CDS encoding substrate-binding periplasmic protein: MQQLMGHLLAFLSVIISTLLIASRPGLAETIRLSVADWPPYYYKTNPADGEHAKIINQLFKQVGLEVEYVWYDDWKAAFNTAKAGRHHGTPSWRCNPERAKYFNFTLPIFNDPYVFFHLTDTPFHWNSYSQLKAWEPIGVTASYFYGEDFHQAVAQDRIYLHQVRIDVLMFRLLLRGRIQLALMTRDNGQSLMRRTLTQQQQAKITYHPTPVTYSISHILFSKQWPGYQKLVKSINQQIIQSKDLFPEEIQAIQQQWQGCK, encoded by the coding sequence ATGCAACAGTTAATGGGCCATTTGCTTGCTTTTTTGAGTGTAATCATAAGTACCTTGCTAATAGCCAGTCGACCTGGGCTAGCTGAAACAATTCGTTTATCGGTAGCTGATTGGCCTCCTTACTATTATAAGACGAATCCTGCCGATGGTGAGCATGCCAAGATAATTAACCAATTATTCAAGCAGGTTGGATTAGAGGTTGAATATGTTTGGTATGATGACTGGAAGGCGGCTTTTAATACAGCAAAAGCAGGAAGACATCATGGTACACCTTCCTGGCGATGTAACCCTGAACGGGCAAAATATTTTAATTTTACATTGCCTATTTTTAATGACCCTTATGTTTTTTTTCATTTAACTGATACGCCCTTTCATTGGAACAGTTATTCCCAATTGAAAGCTTGGGAGCCGATAGGGGTGACGGCCAGCTATTTTTATGGTGAAGATTTTCATCAGGCAGTGGCTCAAGACCGAATTTACCTTCATCAAGTCAGAATTGATGTATTGATGTTCAGACTGCTGCTCAGGGGACGAATTCAGCTAGCATTAATGACCCGAGATAATGGTCAGTCATTGATGAGACGGACCTTAACTCAGCAGCAACAAGCAAAAATCACTTATCATCCTACGCCTGTAACATACTCAATCAGTCATATTTTATTTTCAAAACAGTGGCCGGGTTACCAGAAGCTAGTGAAATCAATTAATCAACAGATTATTCAAAGTAAAGACTTATTTCCTGAAGAGATTCAGGCGATTCAGCAACAATGGCAAGGGTGCAAATAG